The Ruania alba genome window below encodes:
- a CDS encoding LuxR family transcriptional regulator, with product MLDRPEWGERMLGEDPAVYARPRVVRLGASLRQGATVLLRGPHGSGMSTVAEQWADAATGPVLRLTSPGTVLPEHDAPSPQVVVLTVPTARRAEAEAIRNVRERWPQAVLLVVSPWGWPDGLDVLGLRPDTVITGRTVAFTAQEVAELAHSRGAPLDANECREVLVATAGQPPFVSGVLRAAERSGHFSEAAVRDGCDVAMSSLATSAFHGLMPWPIWEAGLLTASADGFSAQGLAVLWDLLAEDGAAVLHTLRLGGLILPQGDDLFGFPRGIRGAAARRLTTDIPEDRVVELQRQGCAALIERGHLADALALTARTPSLTTELVAEHWRSVADIPATRVRTWLRGMVHAGTDPRVLLAHVRAIVDATHHGYPGYVTDPDRELAAHLLDRVGDHPPELEAEIGPMLDVISGAMDRANGHHAEALQTHQALAEDLTLDPRDRVVAQLHTGLTAIGVGEGTTAEAVLRGARTGGLAQHDRRLSDLANELHALTVSASSDTAAWWRLMAESGPIQSSTWELPARAWRLSIALSRLDIDMVRRLMDRPWSPVLDDPIGVHLLDMQARVIAHSVLRTPRIALNHLAIIDASSRRDHLSDSQMQQLRSYRTEALLAAGEARRALDMIEEAHGTEPEHYYVEVYRARALMQLGQTDAAVRALTWARDADSARAGRHLVWIHVLLALAHEELGEDRSAHTCLEDALVLGAASGISLPFARQGLEAMTTLLARADELTVDQATRQYLTDLQTARDRLRGTAQTQPLTSQERKVVILLARDDSVRAMAAALHVSPNTIKTQLRNIYRKLGVRNRTEAVRAARSLGFVDDADKATTESGRSQWSAEQPG from the coding sequence ATGCTCGATCGGCCGGAATGGGGGGAGCGGATGTTGGGCGAGGACCCCGCCGTGTACGCCCGGCCGCGGGTAGTGCGCCTCGGGGCATCGTTGCGCCAGGGAGCGACGGTCCTGCTGCGCGGTCCGCACGGCAGCGGGATGTCCACCGTCGCTGAACAGTGGGCGGACGCCGCCACCGGACCGGTCCTGCGTCTCACCTCCCCCGGTACCGTCCTCCCGGAGCACGACGCACCCTCCCCGCAGGTGGTGGTCCTGACGGTCCCCACTGCCCGACGTGCCGAGGCCGAAGCGATCCGGAACGTGCGGGAGCGATGGCCGCAGGCGGTGCTGCTCGTGGTGAGTCCGTGGGGCTGGCCGGACGGGCTGGACGTCCTCGGTCTCCGTCCGGACACGGTGATCACCGGTCGAACGGTGGCGTTCACGGCACAGGAAGTGGCCGAGCTCGCTCACTCGCGGGGAGCTCCCCTGGATGCGAACGAGTGCCGCGAGGTGCTGGTGGCGACCGCGGGTCAACCACCGTTCGTGAGCGGGGTGCTTCGAGCTGCGGAGCGTTCCGGGCACTTCTCCGAGGCAGCGGTCCGCGACGGGTGCGACGTGGCGATGTCGAGCCTGGCCACGTCCGCCTTCCACGGTCTGATGCCCTGGCCGATCTGGGAGGCCGGGCTGCTCACCGCCAGCGCGGACGGTTTCAGCGCCCAGGGGCTCGCCGTCCTGTGGGACCTCCTGGCCGAGGATGGTGCGGCCGTCCTGCACACGCTTCGGCTCGGTGGTCTGATCCTGCCGCAGGGCGATGACCTGTTCGGTTTCCCTCGCGGTATCCGCGGTGCAGCGGCCCGCCGCCTGACCACCGACATCCCGGAGGACCGGGTGGTCGAGCTGCAACGGCAGGGCTGCGCGGCACTGATCGAGCGAGGGCACCTGGCCGACGCCCTGGCGCTCACCGCACGCACACCGTCACTGACGACTGAGCTCGTCGCCGAGCATTGGCGTTCGGTCGCCGACATCCCCGCTACCCGGGTGCGGACCTGGCTGCGTGGGATGGTGCACGCTGGCACCGACCCTCGTGTGCTGCTCGCCCACGTGCGCGCCATCGTCGACGCCACCCATCACGGATACCCGGGCTATGTCACCGACCCTGATCGAGAGCTCGCCGCGCACCTGCTCGACCGGGTCGGTGATCACCCGCCCGAGCTGGAAGCGGAGATCGGCCCGATGCTCGACGTGATCTCGGGCGCGATGGACCGGGCGAACGGGCACCATGCCGAGGCGTTGCAGACCCACCAGGCGCTCGCCGAAGACCTGACCCTGGATCCTCGCGACCGGGTGGTCGCGCAGCTGCACACGGGGCTGACCGCCATCGGCGTCGGCGAAGGAACGACTGCCGAAGCGGTACTTCGTGGCGCCCGGACCGGTGGGTTGGCGCAGCACGACCGACGCCTGAGTGATCTGGCGAACGAGCTGCACGCGCTGACCGTGAGCGCCAGCTCCGATACCGCCGCGTGGTGGCGGTTGATGGCCGAGTCCGGCCCGATCCAGTCCTCCACCTGGGAGCTGCCGGCCCGGGCGTGGCGCCTGTCGATCGCGTTGAGCCGGCTCGATATCGATATGGTGCGGCGCTTGATGGACCGGCCCTGGAGTCCCGTGCTGGACGACCCGATCGGTGTGCACCTGCTCGACATGCAGGCCCGCGTGATCGCCCACAGCGTGCTGCGTACCCCCCGGATCGCGTTGAATCACCTGGCGATCATCGACGCCTCCTCCCGGCGCGACCACCTGTCCGACTCCCAGATGCAGCAACTGCGTTCCTACCGGACCGAGGCGTTGCTCGCCGCAGGGGAGGCGCGGCGCGCTCTGGACATGATCGAGGAGGCGCACGGGACCGAGCCCGAGCACTACTACGTGGAGGTGTACCGGGCCCGGGCGCTGATGCAGCTCGGCCAGACCGATGCGGCCGTGCGTGCTCTCACCTGGGCGAGGGACGCCGACAGTGCACGTGCGGGACGACACCTCGTCTGGATCCATGTGCTGCTCGCGCTTGCGCACGAGGAGCTGGGGGAGGACAGGTCCGCGCACACCTGCCTCGAGGATGCCCTGGTACTGGGTGCGGCCTCCGGCATCTCCCTGCCGTTCGCCCGGCAAGGGCTGGAGGCGATGACGACGTTGCTCGCCCGCGCGGACGAGCTCACCGTGGACCAGGCCACGCGCCAGTACCTGACCGACCTGCAGACGGCGCGGGACCGCCTGCGCGGGACCGCCCAGACGCAGCCGCTGACCTCTCAGGAACGCAAGGTCGTGATTCTGCTGGCCCGGGACGACTCGGTCCGGGCGATGGCCGCCGCGTTGCACGTCTCGCCGAACACGATCAAGACCCAGCTGCGCAACATCTACCGCAAGCTCGGTGTGCGCAACCGCACCGAGGCCGTTCGCGCGGCGCGCTCGCTCGGATTCGTCGACGACGCCGACAAGGCCACGACCGAATCCGGCCGGTCGCAGTGGAGCGCCGAGCAGCCCGGCTGA